Proteins from a genomic interval of Corvus moneduloides isolate bCorMon1 chromosome 6, bCorMon1.pri, whole genome shotgun sequence:
- the GPR176 gene encoding G-protein coupled receptor 176 isoform X2, with protein sequence MVLWSTCRTSLLKSVTNRFIKNLACSGICASLVCVPFDIALSASPHCCWWIYTMLFCRIAKFLHKVFCSVTILSFPAIALDRYYSVLYPLERKISDAKSRDLVIYIWAHAIVASIPVFAVTNVSDIYAMSTCSESWSYSLGHLIYVIIYNITTVIVPVAVVFLFMILIRRALSASQKKKVIIAALRTPQNTVSIPYASQREAELHVMLLSMVTIFIFCSVPYVTLVIYRTILNISDISVFLLLTAIWLPKVSLLANPLLFLTVNKSVRKCLVGTIVQLHRRFSRRNIVSSGGIADDNLEPSVHSGSQLLEMFHIGQQQIFKPTEDEENETKSIGSGDFQRKEIPTASLELGQTLVHRFIPQTIADSAAQVALAVPTEADTVNDKYSMQFGFGPFELPPQWLSENRNSKKRLLPPLGNTPEELIQTKQPKCKAERKVSRNNKVSIFPKVDS encoded by the exons ATGGTGCTGTGGTCGACTTGCAGAACATCGCTACTTAAATCTGTAACAAACCGATTCATTAAGAATTTGGCCTGCTCGGGGATCTGTGCCAGCCTAGTCTGTGTGCCTTTTGACATTGCTCTTAGTGCCAGtccacactgctgctggtggATCTATACGATGCTCTTCTGCAGAATTGCCAAGTTTCTGCACAAAGTCTTCTGCTCAGTGACCATCCTAAGTTTTCCAGCCATTGCTCTTGACAG ataCTACTCTGTTTTGTAccctctggaaagaaaaatatctgatgCAAAATCCCGAGACCTGGTTATCTATATCTGGGCCCATGCAATAGTGGCCAGCATTCCAGTATTTGCTGTGACCAATGTGTCTGATATTTATGCCATGTCCACTTGCTCTGAATCTTGGAGTTACTCCCTTGGCCACCTGATATATGTCATCATCTATAATATCACCACTGTGATTGTACCAGTGGCTGTGGTATTTCTCTTTATGATTCTTATTCGCAGAGCGCTGAGTGCcagccagaagaaaaaagtcatcATAGCTGCATTAAGGACCCCTCAGAATACAGTTTCTATCCCATATGCCTCCCAGAGAGAAGCTGAGCTCCATGTCATGCTGCTTTCTATGGTTACGATATTTATCTTCTGCAGTGTCCCCTACGTGACTTTGGTGATTTACCGCACTATACTCAATATTTCAGATATATCAGTCTTCTTGCTCCTCACCGCTATTTGGTTGCCCAAGGTCTCTTTGCTAGCCAaccctttattatttttaactgttaaCAAATCAGTACGGAAGTGTTTAGTGGGGACAATAGTACAGCTGCACCGAAGGTTTAGCAGGAGAAACATTGTCAGCTCGGGTGGTATTGCAGATGATAATCTGGAGCCCAGTGTCCATTCAGGAAGCCAGCTTCTGGAGATGTTTCACATTGGGCAACAACAAATCTTCAAGCCTACGGAAGATGAGGAGAATGAGACCAAATCCATTGGCTCTGGTGACTTTCAACGGAAAGAAATTCCTACCGCCAGTTTAGAGCTAGGACAGACTTTGGTTCACAGGTTTATACCACAGACGATTGCAGACTCTGCAGCTCAGGTGGCCCTAGCTGTGCCCACAGAGGCTGACACAGTAAATGACAAGTATTCCATGCAGTTTGGTTTCGGACCCTTTGAGCTGCCTCCACAGTGGCTCTCAGAAAACCGAAACAGTAAGAAGCGACTCCTGCCTCCTTTGGGGAATACCCCTGAAGAGCTAATCCAGACAAAACAGCCTAAGtgtaaagcagaaagaaaagtcagCAGAAACAATAAAGTCAGTATCTTTCCCAAGGTGGATTCCTAG